A part of Aegilops tauschii subsp. strangulata cultivar AL8/78 chromosome 2, Aet v6.0, whole genome shotgun sequence genomic DNA contains:
- the LOC141040774 gene encoding uncharacterized protein → MVLGQGIFNSVACMLEFFSFIPRRYLVHRGGFRGQCGVESVNVYYAYALEKCMQEGVLAPKKISLTNFAMDSLNSDSSKNQLHGIRLMHSFLQWQPTRAQLLSKLTTSTNTVARIIRMLDWTSPKDTTIRLYAAKVTAELAKDLRVVAFPGTMQIVSALLDAHSSPKRGNPLLDTDDEQEERQDQFLKTEDSQEQEHHTVRDVAVNQSQRQDPLQDTNYLLEETQVRSTQQPLADKKKSYIIRCWQRIKELRSLPKEQPSTDHDLLPALAMSLIESLAGDQENCVEISKAANLIPKIIGFTRFIRAMSTKDTEAEQKVMLKSSLKVLQRLTGIGGEIGITLRYKISKHPFLLRNLAEILKDDRSSQESRKLVAGILRNIAIDGNTRQDIGRIQLIITRLKQTFLNEENPMITNADHLSRKVGQALAMLTTESVQNCLIVLQEPEFIKKLKHMILIHDSKYIYVAASLLRNLCLHFRHELRESDLKELSHILREVSPANSSNKCSIRGG, encoded by the coding sequence ATGGTGCTTGGACAAGGAATCTTCAATTCTGTGGCTTGCATGCTCGAGTTCTTTTCGTTCATCCCTCGGAGATACCTTGTCCACCGTGGTGGGTTTAGAGGTCAGTGTGGAGTAGAATCTGTCAATGTGTACTATGCATACGCCTTAGAGAAATGTATGCAGGAGGGTGTGCTTGCTCCAAAGAAGATCAGCCTGACCAACTTTGCCATGGATTCTCTAAACTCGGATTCATCCAAGAATCAGCTCCACGGTATTCGTCTGATGCACAGCTTTCTGCAATGGCAGCCAACCAGGGCACAACTCCTGTCAAAACTCACCACTTCCACCAATACTGTGGCCAGAATAATCAGGATGTTGGATTGGACAAGTCCAAAGGATACAACTATCAGATTATATGCCGCAAAGGTCACCGCTGAACTTGCGAAGGACCTCCGTGTTGTCGCCTTCCCCGGCACGATGCAGATTGTATCTGCACTTCTTGACGCTCATAGCAGCCCAAAGAGAGGAAATCCACTTCTGGACACAGATGATGAACAAGAAGAAAGGCAAGATCAATTTCTGAAGACAGAAGATAGCCAAGAGCAAGAACATCATACAGTAAGGGACGTAGCTGTTAACCAATCGCAAAGACAAGACCCACTTCAAGACACCAATTACCTGCTCGAGGAAACACAAGTACGCTCGACCCAACAACCTTTGGCCGACAAAAAGAAATCTTACATAATCAGATGCTGGCAGCGGATTAAAGAATTACGTTCACTTCCCAAGGAACAGCCATCAACAGACCATGATCTTCTCCCTGCACTGGCCATGTCACTTATTGAAAGTCTTGCTGGTGATCAGGAAAACTGCGTGGAAATAAGCAAAGCAGCTAACCTCATCCCGAAAATCATAGGATTCACGAGATTCATACGTGCCATGAGCACTAAGGATACCGAGGCAGAACAAAAGGTCATGTTGAAGTCATCACTGAAGGTACTGCAAAGGCTCACAGGCATTGGCGGGGAAATCGGCATAACACTGCGGTACAAGATATCAAAACATCCCTTCCTATTGAGAAACCTTGCAGAAATCTTGAAAGACGACAGAAGCAGCCAGGAATCGAGAAAGTTGGTGGCCGGAATCCTCAGGAACATTGCCATTGATGGGAACACAAGGCAGGACATTGGTCGCATTCAACTGATCATCACCAGGCTGAAGCAGACATTTCTCAATGAAGAAAATCCCATGATTACCAATGCTGATCACTTGTCACGGAAGGTCGGGCAAGCACTGGCAATGTTGACAACAGAAAGTGTCCAAAATTGCTTGATTGTGTTGCAGGAACCAGAGTTCATTAAGAAATTGAAACATATGATCTTGATCCATGATAGCAAGTACATATATGTGGCAGCAAGTCTGTTACGTAATCTGTGCCTGCACTTTCGACATGAGCTCAGAGAGTCGGACCTGAAGGAGCTATCTCATATCTTGCGAGAGGTGAGCCCTGCTAATTCAAGCAACAAGTGCAGTATTAGAGGTGGCTAA